CCGTGGATACAACTTCAAAGCCCGCTCGTAAGCCGTTAGCGTGCGGTCGATCGCGACGTCTCCATTGGCGTGGCAGTTCAGCCGGATACCGGCGCGATGCACCCGCTCAGCCCAAGCGTTCAGGTCCTCCTGGCTCTGGATGAGGTTGCCATAGTACGGTGGCGAGATGCCCACGAAGGGACGGCTCATCGCCATCGTGCGCTCGGAGAGCGAGCCATCGACGAGGTGTTCCGAGGTAGCGCCCAAGCGAATCCACTCATCGCCAAAGCCACTCTCGATGCCCGCGTCGATCATCTGGTCGGTCAGTTTATCGCCAGGCTCATAGTTGACGCGGTGCAGCAGTCCACCACGCACGCGCTGCTCCTGCATGGCCATCAGCACGCCCACCTCGTCGTGATGCACGCTGGTCAGCCCGTACTCGACGAACTTCTTCGACATAAAAGCCACGCCGTCGAGGACGCGCTTCTCCTTGACAGCCGGAGTAAAGCTCTCAAAGCTGCCGACCTTATCGAGCACCACCCTGGCCCGGTCGGTGACGCGCCCGTTTAGCTCGCCCTGCTCGTTCTTGTCGAAGGTACCTCCGGGCGGATTGGGCGTATCCTTCGTGATACCCGCCATCTGGAAGGCCTTGCTGTTGTAAAAGTTGGTGTGCCCGCCGCGATGCCGCACCACCACCGGGTGTTCCGTCGAAACTTTGTCGAGATCCTGCGCGTTCAGCGGGCGGCTATCCTTCAGCTTGGTATCGTCGAAGAAGAAGCCCTCTACCCACGTCCCCGTGGGCAGAGTCCGCGCACGAGCCTGCAACTTGTCGATGACGCTCTGGATCGTCACGAACTCCACATCGTACGGGTTGCCGACGAGCGCGTGGTACATCAGCCCCTCGCCACCGCCGTGGTTGTGCGTGTCGATGAACCCCGGCACCACCGTCATCCCGTGGGCATCGTAGCTCTGGGTCTTCCTGCCGATGAGCCCTTTGATCTCCGCATTGCTGCCTACCGCGACGAACCGGCCCCCCTTGACGGCGAACGCCTCCGCCTTCGGCAGCCGGTCATCGACCGTATAGACCTTCGCATTGAAGACCACGAGGTCCGGCTCCTGCGCCTTGAAGCCGGCTTCCTGCGCACGAGCACGCAAAGCAATACCGGCCACACTGGCCCCACCCAGGTTGAGAAAATCCCTGCGATCCATCGTCGTCCCCCGAGTACTTCGTACCGTTCTCGACGCTTCGCGTGAAAAACCTTATGCCCGGCCGGTAAACTCCCGCGTCTCAGTCGAGACCCTGACCCTCTCGCCTTCCTTGATGAACAACGGCACCCGAATCTCCAGCCCCGTCTCCAACCGCGCCATCTTGGTCCCGCTGCCGCTCGACGAGTCGCCCTTGCCGCCCGTCTCCGCGTACTCCACGTTCAACTCCACAAAGACCGGCAGCACCACGCCAATCGGCCCGCCGTTGTACATGTACAGTTGCAGCAGTGCGCCCTCGATCAACAGGTCCAGCGCATCACCGACCGTCTCCGCGTTCAGCGTCAGCGTCTCAAAGTTATCTTGATTGAGAAAGTGCGAACCATCGCCATCGCTATACAGGTACGAGACAGGCACATACTCCAGGTCCGGCTCCTTGAACTTGTCGCCCGCCTTGAAGCTCTTCTCAAAGACCGCGCCGTTCAGCAGGTTGCGCATCTTCAGCCGCACCAGCGTCTGCCCTCCGCGCGCCGTCGGAGTGCTGATATCCGAGTCCAGGCACGCATACGGCACATCGTCCATCTCAAACGTCATCTTCCGCTTGATATTGATTGCATCCAGCAACACCGCCATTAAGCCGTCTCCTCATTCATCGCCATTAGGCGGTCTCTTCGTCTTTATCATCTACCACGAGTATCTGTAAGCACAGCGGCCGCTCCAACATGCAGTCCAGCTTCGCAATCGACTCCACCGCCCGCTCGATCACCGAGGTCAAGCTCGGCTCGGTCGTCACCACAAACGCCAGCCGGTGCTTGGGATATCCTGGCCGTTGCAGCAGCGAGTCGATGTTCGCCCCTACCTCCGCCAGCGCGCCCGCAATCGCCGAGACGATCCCCGGCTTGTCGTCCACGATGAACCGCAGATAGTGCGGCGCCACCAGGTCGCCGTTCACCTTCTTCGGCGTCACCGGCAGCTTCACGTTGGTGCAGCCCTGCGAGACCGCCAACAGATCGCTGATTACGGCCACCGCCGTCGCATCTCCGCCCGCGCCGTGGCCCGAGAAGACCACATCGCCGTTGAACCGGCCCTTCACGACCACCATATTCTGAGTCCCATGCGACCACGCCAGCGGCGAGATCCTCGGCACCAGCATCGGCCCCACTCGCGCATGAACGCCGTTGCCGTCCACCTCCACCCGCGATACCTGGCGGATAGTGCAGTTCAGCTCCTTCGCATAAGCAAAGTCCACCGCATCGACAGAGGCAATCGTCTGGGTCGAGACCTCATCCGGGTTCAGCTCCGCGTGCATCCCGATCCGCGCCAGAATGCACAGCTTCGCCCGCGCGTCATAGCCGTCCACATCGGCACTCGGATCGACCTCGGCATACCCCAGCGCCTGCGCGTCGGCCAGCACACCCGCGTAGCCGTCGCCCGCCTCCATCCGGCTCAGGATGTAGTTGCACGTCCCGTTCAGGATGCCGCTGATCCGCGTCACCTCGTCGCCGCCCAGCCCCTGCAGCATCCCCGGAATGACGGGCACGCCGCCCGCCACCGCAGCCCCATGCAATAGCTGCACCCCACGCTCCGCAGCCAGTGCCAGCAGCTCCGTGCCGCGATAGGCGATCAACTGCTTATTGGCCGTCACGACAGATTTTCCCGAAGCGAGCGCCCGCGTAATCCAATCACCCGCAGGCTCCAGCCCTCCGATCAGCTCGACCACAATCTCGGCATCGGAGTTCAACACATCCTCGATGTCCTCGGTCCAGACCACGCCCGTGGGCACAAACCGCGCCTCGAGCGAGGCCTTCTTGCGCGCGATCCGGCGGTTATACACATGCGTCAGCTCCAACCCCGGTAGCTGCAACGCCTGCAAAACCTTCGCCACCGAGCTACCAACCGTCCCAAACCCAACCAAAGCAACCTTCATCGTTATTCCTGTCTTGAAGTTCCTGAACCTGAAATTGTCGAAAGGGATACGGCCCTAACCACCCAAAGCCGCCAAGCCTTCAATACTCGATCTTTCCCGCCTGCTCCCGCCAGCGGTCGAAGCTCACCCGAGCCTCATCGCGCAGCAGGCACGCACACGGCAGCACCCGATCCTTCGGCTCCAGCCGCACCTGCTCATAAAAGTACGAGTCATCGAACCCGCCCTCGGCCGCGTCGCCGGCCGTGCTGCCGTAGAAGAGCGCGTCGCACCGCGCCCACAGGATCGCCGCCAGGCACATCGGGCAGGGCTCGCAGCTCGAGTAGATCGTGCATCCGCTCAGCTCGAACGTCCCCAGCGCCGCGCAGGCATTGCGGATCGCTGTCACCTCCGCATGAGCCGTGGGGTCGTTGGTCGCGGTCACCCGGTTCACCCCGGTCGCGATCACTTTGCCGTCGCGCACGATCACCGCGCCAAACGGCCCGCCCGCACCCGACGTCACATTCGTCGTGGCCAGGTCAATCGCCTGCCTCATGTATTCCTTATGAGCGTCCACCCCACCATGTTACCGGATTCCGTGCCCCGGCAGGCATCCCCCGCGAAGCAACGACCGCCCGGCAAATATCAGGCATCGGATAAAAGAGAGGTAAACTTTTGCCAGGTTGGGGAAGGACAAGCTGGGAGGACAGGATGACTCAGCGCCGCGCATCTCTCTCGCAACTTCGCCGGTTGTTGCTCGGCGCAGCGATTCTGGCAGCCTGTGCTGTCTTGAGCCGCGCACAGACTGCACAAGACGAACCACCCCCGCTGGCCACCTTGCACGTCTATGAGGGTCTCGTTCAGGTGCCCACTCTGGTGCTGAGCGACAACCGCCTTCCGCTAAAACCGATTCCCCAGGATCGCTTCTCCATGAGCCTGGACTCCGGACCGAAGTTCCAGCCGACGCACGTTCGGCTGGAGGGAGACGACCCCATCGCGCTGGCGATCGTGCTGGACGTAACCGGCGCCGAAGACCACCTGCTGCCGACGATGGATGCGGCCATCGCCCAACTGGCTCCGCGGTGGCTTCACCCGCAAGACAGCATCACGATCTATACGCTGGGCTGCACGCTCAAGCGAACCTTTCTCAACGCACCCGCCGACGCCGACACGATGAAGCGCGGAGTCGACCATGTGCTCCAAATCGCGCGGCTCGAGCAAAAAGAAAAGGGGGCCGAATGTGAGCACACGCCGCGTACGTGGAGCGCGCTGGGATACGTGATACGCGAGCTGCACGGGACACCGGGACGCCGCGTAATTCTGGCAGTGACCGATGGCCACGACAAGGGGAGCGACCGTCCATGGAGAGAGCTGAAGAGTCTCGCGCAGCAGGAAGGAGTTGCCATCTTTGGGATGACCGAGCGGGTCATAATAAGGGAACCTTACGGGGGAGTGCGGGTAACGGCGGGCGGCAGAACATCGGAAGACCCGTTTCTGAACGTGTGCGAGTTGAGCGGCGGGATGATCCTGTCGACGACCGGCGCCCAGCTTCCCTTCGACCTGAAGCAGTTTGTCGATCTGCTGCGCGGGCGCTATATCGTGGAGTTTCCGCTGGCCCAGCATACCGCACCGGGCGAACACGGAATCATGGTGTGGGTCGCGCACACCGATGCGTTCATCCGGCCTGCGGGAGTCTCCGTTAGGATGCCAGACCCGAAGCTTCTTGCCGATCCTTTAAGCCTGCCGAATGACCCTCAAAAGGAGCCGCCAATGGGAACGCGCCGGGTGCTGAAGCCTTCGCAGTAACCGCAATAACCTTTCAGCAGCGATACTAGGTGCAACGACCACTCAAACCGCATGAGCCAGCAAATCTAAGACCTCCGGTCCGCCGTTCCCCAAGAAAACCTACCTATGCCCGAAGCCTTCCTCTCCGACCGCATCGTCACCCCACAAGGCACCCGCCCCGGCGCGCTGCTGATCGAAGGCGAGCGCATCCGCGCCATCTGCAACACCGCCGAGATCCCCCCCGACGCCACCATTCATGACCACAAGACCCGAGCCATCCTCCCCGGTCTGGTCGACACCCACGTCCACATCAACGAGCCCGGCCGCACCGAGTGGGAGGGCTTCCGCACGGCCACCCGCGCCGCCGCCGCAGGCGGCTACACGCTGCTCGTGGACATGCCCCTCAACTGCCTGCCCGAGACCACCACCGTCCCCCACCTCGAGGCCAAACGCGCCGCCGCTACCGGTCAGTGCCTCATCGACTGGGCCGCCTGGGGCGGAGCCGTCGCCGACAACCAGCTCGATCTCGAGCCGCTCGCCCAGGCCGGAGTTCCCGGCTTCAAGTGCTTCCTCATCTACCCCGGCTGCGACGGCTTCACCATGATCGACCGCCGCCAGCTCGAAGCCGCGCTCCCCCACATCGCCCGCACTGGCCTGCCGCTTCTCGTCCACGCCGAGCTGGCCGGGCCAATCGAAGCCGTCGCCCCCACGCTCATCGACCGCGACTGGACCCAATACTCCACCTACCTCGCCAGCCGCCCCGCCGCCGCCGAGCTGGAGGCCATCGACCTCCTCCTCCGCCTCTGCCGCCAGTACGGCTTCCGCCTGCACATCGTCCACCTCTCGACGGCCCTCGCGCTCCCCCTGCTCGCCGCCGCCAAAACCGAGGGCCTGCCCGTCACGGTCGAGACCTGCCCCCACTACCTCCACTTCGCCGCCGAAACCATCCCCGACGGAGCCACCCTGCACAAGTGCGCCCCGCCAATCCGCAGCGCGACCAACCGCGAGCAGCTCTGGCAGGGCCTCGCCGACGGCACCATCGACCTGATCGCCACCGACCACTCCCCCTGTCCGCCTGAGATGAAGCGTCTCGATACAGGCCGCTGGGACATGGCCTGGGGCGGCATCGCCAGCCTCTCGGTGGCCCTGCCGATCATCCATACCGAAGCCCGCAGACGCGGCTTCACACTCGACCACATCGCCCGCTGGCTCTCTGCCGCACCGGCCCGGCTGGCGGGTTTTGAAACCGAAGTAGGCTCCCTGCTCCCCGGCCGCGAGGCCAGCTTCACCCTCTTCGACCCCGACACCACCCACACCATCACACCCGAAGACCTGCACTTCCGCCACCCCGTCTCCCCCTACGTCGGCGAGACCGTCACCGGCAAGGTCCACGCCACCTACCTACGCGGCCAGCCTGTCTTCACAAACAACAGCTTCTCCTCCAGCATCAATGGACGGGAGAAGAAAGCACACCTCGGGGGCTAAAGCCCGCATTTGTGACAGGTCTTGAATGTCCGGGCTAAAGCCCGGACCTACCTCAGATACAACAGCAATGACAAAAGCGCCCTAACGCCGGGCGGGCGGTACTTCGTACGGTTTTGGACGCTTCGCGTTTTCTTTCCCCAACCCGTCACTGCACCTCTGCAAGACCTGCGATATCCTCACAACACCGTGCAAACAGAATCCAACCCGAGCGTTCTCGCCCGCTGGAACTCCCTCCCCCCAGCCGAAGCCGCCGAGTCCATCCTGCCCTGCTGCGGCTCGCACGCCTGGGCCGAAGCCCTCACCACCCACCGCCCCATCCCCGACCCCGTCCAACTCCTCCACCTCTCCGACCAGATCTGGCAATCCCTCCCACCCGAGGCCTGGCAGCAGGCCTTCGACAGCCACCCTCGCCTCGGCGAGCGCCACGCCAAAGCCGCCACCGCAACATCACTCACCTGGTCCAGCCAAGAGCAGTCCAAAGCCGAACCCACCGAAGCCCTCCGAGCCGCCAACGCCCGCTACGAGGCCCGCTACGGCCGCATCTTCCTCCTCTGCGCCAACGGCCGCACCGCCCCCGAGATCCTCTCCGCCCTCGAGTCCCGCATCCACAACGATCCCGAGACCGAGTGGCGCGAGTCCGGCGAACAGCAGCGCCAGATCACCCAGCTCCGCCTCAAACGCTGGCTAGGAGGCACCTAAAACATGGGCATCTCGACCCACATCCTCGACACCGCCACCGGCCGCCCCGCCGCCGGAGTCGCCCTCTCGCTCGCCCGCCGCGATAACGCCGTCTGGACCCCGCTCGCCCACGTCCACACCGACGTCGACGGCCGCGCCCGCCACCTGCTGCCCGACGACCCCGCCCCCACCCCGGCCATCTTCCGCCTGCGCTTCGAGACCGCCCCTTACTTCGCCGCACAAAACCTGCGCGGCCTCTATCCCTACATCGACATCGTCTTCGAGCTGGCCGACCCTGCCCAGCACTACCACATCCCCCTGCTCCTGACCCCCAACGGCTACACCACCTACCGAGGAAGCTGAGGAAGCCCATGATCGAGCTGATCGACAATCGCTACGGCAAACACCGCGTCCGCCTGATGAAGGTCACCCGCCACCCCGAAGGCAACCGCGTCTTCGAGTGGACCGTCGAGGTCCTCCTCCGCGGCGACTTCGAGACAGCCCACACGCTCGGCGACAACTCGAAGATCCTCGCCACCGACACTATGAAGAACACGGTCTACTCCGTCGCCCGCAGCTCCCAGGCCACGACGATGGAGGAGTACGCCCGCGAGCTGATCGACTTCCTGCTGAGCCGCAACCCACAGGTCTCCTCCGCGCACGTCCGCATCCAGGGCCACCCCTGGCAGCGCCTCGAGTTCGAAGGCCAGCCCCACCCGGATTCTTTTATGCGCGGCTCCAATGAGGTCCAGACCACCAGCGTCGAGCGCCACCGCGACCAGCTCTTCGTCATCCACTCCGGCCTCTCCGGCCTGAACCTCCTCAAGACCGCCAACTCGGCCTTCTCCGGCTTCCTCCGCGACTCCCTGACCACCCTGCCCGAGACCGAAGACCGCGTCTTCGGCACCATCGTCGAGGCCGACT
This is a stretch of genomic DNA from Granulicella sp. WH15. It encodes these proteins:
- a CDS encoding homoserine dehydrogenase — protein: MKVALVGFGTVGSSVAKVLQALQLPGLELTHVYNRRIARKKASLEARFVPTGVVWTEDIEDVLNSDAEIVVELIGGLEPAGDWITRALASGKSVVTANKQLIAYRGTELLALAAERGVQLLHGAAVAGGVPVIPGMLQGLGGDEVTRISGILNGTCNYILSRMEAGDGYAGVLADAQALGYAEVDPSADVDGYDARAKLCILARIGMHAELNPDEVSTQTIASVDAVDFAYAKELNCTIRQVSRVEVDGNGVHARVGPMLVPRISPLAWSHGTQNMVVVKGRFNGDVVFSGHGAGGDATAVAVISDLLAVSQGCTNVKLPVTPKKVNGDLVAPHYLRFIVDDKPGIVSAIAGALAEVGANIDSLLQRPGYPKHRLAFVVTTEPSLTSVIERAVESIAKLDCMLERPLCLQILVVDDKDEETA
- the uraD gene encoding 2-oxo-4-hydroxy-4-carboxy-5-ureidoimidazoline decarboxylase: MQTESNPSVLARWNSLPPAEAAESILPCCGSHAWAEALTTHRPIPDPVQLLHLSDQIWQSLPPEAWQQAFDSHPRLGERHAKAATATSLTWSSQEQSKAEPTEALRAANARYEARYGRIFLLCANGRTAPEILSALESRIHNDPETEWRESGEQQRQITQLRLKRWLGGT
- a CDS encoding nucleoside deaminase gives rise to the protein MDAHKEYMRQAIDLATTNVTSGAGGPFGAVIVRDGKVIATGVNRVTATNDPTAHAEVTAIRNACAALGTFELSGCTIYSSCEPCPMCLAAILWARCDALFYGSTAGDAAEGGFDDSYFYEQVRLEPKDRVLPCACLLRDEARVSFDRWREQAGKIEY
- the allB gene encoding allantoinase AllB; the encoded protein is MPEAFLSDRIVTPQGTRPGALLIEGERIRAICNTAEIPPDATIHDHKTRAILPGLVDTHVHINEPGRTEWEGFRTATRAAAAGGYTLLVDMPLNCLPETTTVPHLEAKRAAATGQCLIDWAAWGGAVADNQLDLEPLAQAGVPGFKCFLIYPGCDGFTMIDRRQLEAALPHIARTGLPLLVHAELAGPIEAVAPTLIDRDWTQYSTYLASRPAAAELEAIDLLLRLCRQYGFRLHIVHLSTALALPLLAAAKTEGLPVTVETCPHYLHFAAETIPDGATLHKCAPPIRSATNREQLWQGLADGTIDLIATDHSPCPPEMKRLDTGRWDMAWGGIASLSVALPIIHTEARRRGFTLDHIARWLSAAPARLAGFETEVGSLLPGREASFTLFDPDTTHTITPEDLHFRHPVSPYVGETVTGKVHATYLRGQPVFTNNSFSSSINGREKKAHLGG
- a CDS encoding elongation factor P; amino-acid sequence: MAVLLDAINIKRKMTFEMDDVPYACLDSDISTPTARGGQTLVRLKMRNLLNGAVFEKSFKAGDKFKEPDLEYVPVSYLYSDGDGSHFLNQDNFETLTLNAETVGDALDLLIEGALLQLYMYNGGPIGVVLPVFVELNVEYAETGGKGDSSSGSGTKMARLETGLEIRVPLFIKEGERVRVSTETREFTGRA
- the uraH gene encoding hydroxyisourate hydrolase yields the protein MGISTHILDTATGRPAAGVALSLARRDNAVWTPLAHVHTDVDGRARHLLPDDPAPTPAIFRLRFETAPYFAAQNLRGLYPYIDIVFELADPAQHYHIPLLLTPNGYTTYRGS
- a CDS encoding amidohydrolase, yielding MDRRDFLNLGGASVAGIALRARAQEAGFKAQEPDLVVFNAKVYTVDDRLPKAEAFAVKGGRFVAVGSNAEIKGLIGRKTQSYDAHGMTVVPGFIDTHNHGGGEGLMYHALVGNPYDVEFVTIQSVIDKLQARARTLPTGTWVEGFFFDDTKLKDSRPLNAQDLDKVSTEHPVVVRHRGGHTNFYNSKAFQMAGITKDTPNPPGGTFDKNEQGELNGRVTDRARVVLDKVGSFESFTPAVKEKRVLDGVAFMSKKFVEYGLTSVHHDEVGVLMAMQEQRVRGGLLHRVNYEPGDKLTDQMIDAGIESGFGDEWIRLGATSEHLVDGSLSERTMAMSRPFVGISPPYYGNLIQSQEDLNAWAERVHRAGIRLNCHANGDVAIDRTLTAYERALKLYPRPDVRPKISHCSLVNADLVRRMKALNVVPAEFSTYPYYNSDKFHFYGEELMKNMTAMRSLLDAGIVASGGSDFSPGPFSPLMAVQAMVTRTGWNGETWGANQRISVDEALRVNTLNGAYNSLEEGIKGSITPGKLADFVVLANDPHTVEPGKIKDIQIVKTVVGGATVYQA
- the pucL gene encoding factor-independent urate hydroxylase, with amino-acid sequence MIELIDNRYGKHRVRLMKVTRHPEGNRVFEWTVEVLLRGDFETAHTLGDNSKILATDTMKNTVYSVARSSQATTMEEYARELIDFLLSRNPQVSSAHVRIQGHPWQRLEFEGQPHPDSFMRGSNEVQTTSVERHRDQLFVIHSGLSGLNLLKTANSAFSGFLRDSLTTLPETEDRVFGTIVEADWHYTDTTDYDLTRETIRTLLLRTFADHKSKSVQQTLYAMAEDALNAVPAIDEIHITMPNKHCLLVDLSRFGQDNPNEIFVPTDEPHGYIEARLRRS